In Asanoa sp. WMMD1127, one genomic interval encodes:
- a CDS encoding acetate uptake transporter, with protein sequence MTDQTPNRPMGGRPGDPRMPSPEPASAASGVLGGVADATPMGLAAFALSTFLLSAFNAGWTNGTTAWLSFGFVAGGLVQLLAGMWAFRNRNLFNTVAFSMYGAFFLGLALYFTLVAPGASAAAQRNDLAWILLAFALFNFYLVLWATQVNETLFGVFFFLGVTEVLLCIGFFVDNGQVVRIGGYLGVLTALVAWYGSSGALINGLLGREAIRLGAPLKLRGLEQRLTHRPAAR encoded by the coding sequence ATGACCGACCAGACACCGAACCGGCCGATGGGTGGCCGGCCCGGAGACCCGCGCATGCCATCTCCTGAGCCGGCCTCCGCCGCGTCGGGCGTGCTGGGCGGTGTCGCCGATGCCACGCCGATGGGGTTGGCGGCGTTCGCACTGTCCACATTCCTGCTTTCCGCGTTCAATGCGGGCTGGACCAACGGGACGACGGCCTGGCTGAGCTTCGGCTTCGTCGCCGGCGGTCTCGTGCAGCTGCTCGCGGGCATGTGGGCGTTCCGCAATCGCAACCTGTTCAACACCGTCGCCTTCTCGATGTACGGCGCGTTCTTCCTCGGCCTGGCGCTGTATTTCACCCTCGTCGCGCCTGGCGCCAGCGCGGCGGCACAGCGCAACGACCTGGCGTGGATCCTGCTCGCGTTCGCGCTGTTCAACTTCTATCTGGTGCTGTGGGCGACACAGGTCAACGAGACGCTGTTCGGGGTGTTCTTCTTCCTCGGCGTCACCGAGGTGCTGCTCTGCATCGGCTTCTTCGTCGACAACGGCCAGGTGGTCCGGATCGGCGGCTATCTCGGGGTGCTGACGGCGCTGGTCGCCTGGTACGGGTCGTCCGGTGCGCTGATCAACGGGTTGCTGGGCCGGGAGGCGATCAGGTTGGGCGCGCCGCTGAAGCTCCGCGGTCTGGAGCAGCGGCTGACCCATCGGCCGGCCGCGCGCTGA
- a CDS encoding ThuA domain-containing protein, with amino-acid sequence MGDEPIRVTVWGEGRHEKRDANVAELYPDGMHETIADGIRSQARAEVTVRCATLDSPGQGLPDEVLAGTDVLTWWGHLAHDEVADELVDRVQRQVLAGMGLVVLHSGHWSKIFKRLMGTSCALRWRNGDDRELVWTVDPTHPVAAGVPSPLVIDRQEMYGEFFDIPAPDELVFVSSFSGGEVFRSGCAWRRGRGRVFYFSPGDQDYPVYHHAGVRQVIANAAVWAAPSGPREQTPIAYAAPGWFE; translated from the coding sequence ATGGGTGACGAACCGATCCGGGTGACCGTGTGGGGCGAGGGCCGCCACGAGAAGCGCGACGCGAACGTGGCCGAGCTCTATCCCGACGGCATGCACGAGACGATCGCCGACGGCATCCGGTCGCAGGCGCGGGCCGAGGTGACCGTGCGATGCGCCACTTTGGACTCACCCGGCCAGGGCCTGCCGGACGAGGTGCTCGCCGGGACCGACGTGCTGACCTGGTGGGGGCACCTGGCCCACGACGAGGTCGCCGACGAGCTGGTCGACCGGGTGCAGCGGCAGGTGCTCGCCGGCATGGGCCTGGTCGTGCTGCACTCGGGCCACTGGTCGAAGATCTTCAAGCGGTTGATGGGCACGAGCTGCGCGCTGCGCTGGCGCAACGGCGACGACCGGGAGCTGGTCTGGACGGTCGACCCGACCCACCCGGTCGCGGCCGGCGTGCCGAGCCCGCTGGTCATCGACCGCCAGGAGATGTACGGCGAGTTCTTCGACATCCCCGCGCCCGACGAGCTCGTGTTCGTCAGCTCGTTCAGCGGCGGTGAGGTGTTCCGCAGCGGCTGCGCGTGGCGCCGCGGCCGGGGCCGGGTCTTCTACTTCAGCCCGGGCGACCAGGACTACCCCGTCTACCACCACGCCGGCGTGCGGCAGGTCATCGCCAACGCGGCGGTCTGGGCGGCGCCGTCGGGACCACGGGAGCAGACCCCCATCGCGTACGCCGCCCCCGGCTGGTTCGAATGA
- a CDS encoding Gfo/Idh/MocA family oxidoreductase, which produces MRAVLVGAGAMGAEWLAAIAASPDVLLAAVVDLDEAAAARAAAGAVPSATSLTAVAAGADFVVDATVPAAHFAVTTEALRLGLPVLGEKPLAATLPEALTLAALSSLTGTPFVISQSRRYERSLADFKTEVDALGTVGALHTSFYRAPHFGGFRETMPHPLLLDMAIHPFDTARYLLSDEPVSVFCDAWNPPWSWYAGAASANALFRFASGARYSYTASWCAAGQETSWNGSWRAVAEGGTAVWDGEGAPSSTLLETIGASLASFVEALGAGTRPATSVHRNVLSLAMVLCAVESADSGRVVVIDETLSRAHADAVAAAPPDVAEVLRSWPSVRGALLES; this is translated from the coding sequence ATGCGCGCGGTCCTCGTCGGCGCCGGAGCGATGGGGGCCGAGTGGCTCGCGGCGATCGCGGCGAGCCCGGACGTGTTGCTGGCCGCGGTGGTCGACCTCGACGAGGCCGCAGCGGCCCGCGCGGCCGCCGGCGCGGTGCCATCGGCGACGAGCCTGACCGCGGTGGCTGCCGGCGCGGACTTCGTCGTCGACGCGACGGTGCCGGCCGCCCACTTCGCGGTGACGACGGAGGCGTTGCGGCTCGGCCTGCCGGTGCTGGGCGAGAAGCCGCTCGCGGCGACGCTGCCGGAGGCCCTGACGCTGGCGGCGCTGTCGTCGCTGACGGGTACGCCGTTCGTGATCAGCCAGTCCCGCCGCTACGAGCGGTCGCTGGCGGATTTCAAGACCGAGGTCGACGCTCTCGGCACGGTGGGCGCGCTGCACACGTCGTTCTATCGCGCGCCGCACTTCGGCGGCTTCCGCGAGACGATGCCGCACCCGTTGCTGCTCGACATGGCCATCCACCCGTTCGACACGGCGCGCTATCTGCTGTCCGACGAGCCGGTGTCGGTCTTCTGCGACGCGTGGAACCCGCCGTGGAGCTGGTACGCCGGCGCCGCCTCGGCCAACGCCTTGTTCCGCTTCGCTTCGGGGGCGCGGTACTCGTACACGGCGTCGTGGTGTGCCGCTGGCCAGGAGACGTCGTGGAACGGCAGCTGGCGGGCCGTGGCGGAGGGCGGCACAGCGGTCTGGGACGGCGAGGGCGCTCCTTCGTCAACGCTGCTGGAGACCATCGGCGCTTCGCTGGCGTCGTTCGTCGAGGCGCTGGGGGCGGGCACCCGACCGGCCACGTCGGTCCATCGCAACGTGCTGAGCCTCGCGATGGTCCTGTGCGCGGTCGAATCCGCGGACAGCGGCCGGGTCGTCGTCATCGACGAGACGTTGTCCCGCGCCCATGCGGACGCGGTCGCGGCCGCTCCGCCGGACGTGGCCGAGGTCCTCCGCTCCTGGCCCTCGGTGCGGGGCGCCCTGCTCGAGTCCTGA
- a CDS encoding XRE family transcriptional regulator: MSERARLAYAAGGARGSWTAASVAQIFDPARLTQARHLAGRTKREVAAAIGVTPAAVGQYEAGTRPRPDLIEPLAGYLGVPIQFLAAGRPHAKLDASAAHFRHLRSTRSYQRAKAVALVEQLWELTHALEQRVRLPQVDVPTGTEAELPADAARALRRHWNLGTGPIPHLVRTLETRGVVVALAPLADGDVATVDAFSTSHLPRPTMVVTRDRADDVYWHRFTVAHELGHIVMHGDAIPGDTAQERAADAFAAEFLTPRASILPALPARLNFTALADLQQVWGVSINSLLYRCRELGLYSDSTAARGYRRLDRLRAEGAFPAQSISGFEGERPALLARAFDVAAGHGLTLAALGVQLAWPLHRVRELLGMTDRRPELRLV, translated from the coding sequence ATGAGTGAGCGGGCCCGGCTCGCCTACGCGGCCGGCGGCGCCCGCGGGTCGTGGACGGCGGCGTCCGTGGCGCAGATCTTCGACCCGGCGCGGCTGACCCAGGCCCGCCACCTGGCCGGCCGCACGAAGCGCGAGGTCGCCGCCGCCATCGGGGTGACGCCGGCCGCCGTCGGTCAGTACGAGGCCGGTACCCGCCCCCGGCCCGACCTCATCGAGCCGCTCGCCGGCTACCTGGGCGTGCCGATCCAGTTCCTGGCGGCCGGACGGCCGCACGCCAAGCTCGACGCGTCCGCGGCGCACTTCCGGCACCTGCGCTCCACGCGCTCCTACCAGCGGGCGAAGGCCGTCGCCCTGGTGGAGCAGCTTTGGGAGCTGACCCACGCCTTGGAGCAGCGGGTACGCCTTCCGCAGGTCGACGTGCCCACCGGCACCGAGGCGGAGCTGCCGGCGGACGCGGCCCGGGCCCTGCGTCGGCACTGGAACCTGGGCACCGGCCCGATCCCGCACCTGGTGCGCACCCTGGAGACACGTGGCGTCGTCGTCGCCCTGGCCCCGCTGGCCGACGGCGACGTGGCCACCGTCGACGCGTTCTCGACCTCACACCTGCCGCGCCCCACGATGGTGGTCACCCGCGACCGGGCGGACGACGTCTACTGGCACCGGTTCACGGTGGCGCACGAGCTCGGCCACATCGTCATGCACGGTGACGCGATCCCCGGCGACACCGCCCAGGAGCGGGCGGCCGACGCCTTCGCCGCGGAGTTCCTCACGCCGCGCGCCAGCATCCTCCCGGCCCTGCCCGCCCGCCTCAACTTCACGGCGCTCGCCGACCTGCAGCAGGTGTGGGGCGTCTCCATCAACAGCCTGCTCTACCGCTGCCGAGAGCTCGGCCTGTACTCCGACTCGACCGCCGCCCGCGGCTACCGCCGCCTGGACCGCCTGCGCGCGGAAGGCGCCTTTCCGGCCCAGTCGATCTCCGGCTTCGAAGGCGAACGGCCGGCCCTGCTGGCCCGCGCCTTCGACGTTGCCGCCGGGCACGGCCTGACGTTGGCCGCCCTGGGCGTCCAACTCGCTTGGCCACTGCACCGGGTCCGCGAACTACTCGGCATGACCGACCGGCGCCCGGAACTACGGCTCGTGTGA
- a CDS encoding Ig-like domain-containing protein, whose product MVSSRGHHPGRRRAVVLAAAVMAALLSVTAACSKGNDSSWQDGAQPGSSQPAEPDTKAKATISEPAADANNVPASTAIAFETTDAVETAVEVKSADGEEVEGNLSADKKSWLPTGALDWGKTYTATVSATGDDGKTATAESTFTVMKKPGNTVAVSSFLGDGAVVGVGMPMIVKFGKAIPQGDRADVQRRMKVTAEPAQEGTWAWISPTEIHFRPKEFWKANTKVHYKLQTGGLPLGNGSYLRNDLTVDLKIGPALVMTVDNRTKRMTVTKDGKVIRTIKVSLGKKATPSSSGTMIVIEKKRETVFDTFEELGPEEGYRTDIDFAQRLTWGGEFIHAAPWSEGQQGSVNVSHGCVNVSMKDGEWLFGQTRIGDPITVKGTERKLQNGNGWTDWNMSFAEYAELSAIPLSDQ is encoded by the coding sequence ATGGTGAGCAGCCGAGGGCACCACCCCGGTCGCCGACGCGCCGTCGTGCTGGCAGCCGCCGTGATGGCCGCATTGCTGTCTGTGACCGCCGCGTGCAGCAAGGGCAACGACAGCTCCTGGCAGGACGGTGCCCAACCCGGCTCGTCCCAGCCGGCCGAGCCCGACACCAAGGCCAAGGCGACGATCAGCGAGCCGGCGGCCGACGCCAACAACGTGCCCGCGTCCACCGCGATCGCCTTCGAGACCACCGACGCGGTCGAGACCGCCGTCGAGGTCAAGTCGGCCGACGGCGAAGAGGTCGAGGGCAACCTGTCCGCCGACAAGAAGAGCTGGCTGCCGACCGGCGCGCTCGACTGGGGCAAGACCTACACGGCGACGGTGAGCGCGACCGGCGACGACGGCAAGACCGCCACCGCCGAGAGCACGTTCACGGTGATGAAGAAGCCGGGCAACACCGTCGCCGTCAGCAGCTTCCTGGGCGACGGCGCGGTGGTCGGCGTCGGCATGCCGATGATCGTCAAGTTCGGCAAGGCGATCCCGCAGGGCGACCGCGCCGACGTGCAGCGCCGGATGAAGGTCACCGCCGAGCCGGCGCAGGAGGGCACCTGGGCCTGGATCAGCCCGACCGAGATCCACTTCCGGCCCAAGGAGTTCTGGAAGGCCAACACCAAGGTCCACTACAAGCTGCAGACCGGCGGCCTGCCCCTGGGCAACGGCTCCTACCTGCGCAACGACCTCACCGTCGACCTCAAGATCGGCCCGGCGCTGGTGATGACGGTCGACAACAGGACCAAGCGGATGACGGTCACCAAGGACGGCAAGGTCATCCGTACGATCAAGGTCAGCCTCGGCAAGAAGGCCACCCCGTCGTCGAGCGGCACGATGATCGTGATCGAGAAGAAGCGCGAAACCGTCTTCGACACGTTCGAGGAGCTCGGCCCGGAAGAGGGCTACCGCACCGACATCGACTTCGCGCAACGCCTGACCTGGGGCGGCGAGTTCATCCACGCGGCGCCGTGGTCCGAGGGCCAACAGGGCTCGGTCAACGTCTCACACGGCTGCGTCAACGTCTCGATGAAAGACGGCGAATGGCTCTTCGGCCAGACCCGCATCGGCGACCCGATCACCGTCAAAGGCACGGAACGCAAACTCCAGAACGGCAACGGCTGGACCGACTGGAACATGTCGTTCGCCGAATACGCCGAACTGAGCGCGATTCCCCTTTCCGACCAATAG
- a CDS encoding Ig-like domain-containing protein, giving the protein MSRFVTRRAAKIAAALAVAALALSACGGDNTQGPAFVAPKVNATPSPTTPAIPFEFSITPADKKKDLPVSTEIGTKVSGGEVTSVTLTDKSGKSVKGNLRDDKSSWVPSAPLKYDMSYTATVVATSAAGQAETKKISFSTRGRSGNDIGSGLYLFDGKTYGVAMPVVVEFSPGIPKKDRAAVQRRLFVQTDPPQPGVWHWVSSGTQAYYRAPDYWQAGTKITVRAALEGIPLSNGRVGDQDRKATAKIGDKFVMKVDNKTKKMQVLKNDKLVKTFPVSLGKPSTPSSSGTMIVMDKQEHTIFDTFAELGPEEGYRTEIDFAQRLTWGGEFIHSAPWSVGDQGVRNVSHGCVNLAPGNASWLFGQTKVGDPITIKGTERKLEAGNGWTAWNLSWSDYIKGSALPVPAALKGSPATATPTPTATD; this is encoded by the coding sequence ATGAGCCGGTTCGTGACACGTCGAGCAGCCAAGATCGCCGCCGCACTCGCGGTCGCGGCGTTAGCCCTTTCCGCGTGCGGTGGTGACAACACGCAAGGGCCCGCCTTCGTGGCGCCCAAGGTCAACGCGACGCCGTCGCCCACCACCCCGGCAATCCCGTTCGAGTTCTCGATCACGCCGGCTGACAAGAAGAAGGACCTGCCGGTCAGCACCGAGATCGGCACAAAGGTAAGCGGCGGCGAGGTCACCAGCGTCACCCTGACCGACAAGTCCGGCAAGTCGGTCAAGGGCAACCTGCGCGACGACAAGTCGTCCTGGGTGCCGAGCGCGCCGCTGAAGTACGACATGAGCTACACCGCGACCGTCGTGGCCACCAGCGCCGCCGGCCAGGCCGAGACGAAGAAGATCAGCTTCTCGACCCGCGGCCGGTCCGGCAACGACATCGGCTCGGGCCTCTACCTCTTCGACGGCAAGACGTACGGCGTCGCCATGCCCGTCGTCGTCGAGTTCAGCCCTGGCATCCCGAAGAAGGACCGGGCCGCCGTACAACGTCGGCTCTTCGTGCAGACCGACCCGCCGCAGCCCGGTGTCTGGCACTGGGTCAGCAGCGGCACGCAGGCCTACTACCGCGCGCCGGACTACTGGCAGGCCGGCACGAAGATCACGGTGCGGGCGGCGCTCGAGGGCATCCCGCTGTCCAACGGACGCGTGGGCGACCAGGACCGCAAGGCGACGGCCAAGATCGGCGACAAGTTCGTCATGAAGGTCGACAACAAGACCAAGAAGATGCAGGTCCTCAAGAACGACAAGCTGGTCAAGACGTTCCCGGTCAGCCTGGGCAAGCCGAGCACCCCGTCGTCCAGCGGCACGATGATCGTGATGGACAAGCAGGAGCACACGATCTTCGACACGTTCGCGGAGCTGGGCCCGGAGGAGGGCTACCGCACCGAGATCGACTTCGCGCAGCGGCTCACCTGGGGCGGCGAGTTCATCCACTCGGCCCCGTGGTCCGTCGGCGACCAGGGCGTACGCAACGTCTCCCACGGTTGCGTCAACCTCGCGCCCGGCAACGCGAGCTGGTTGTTCGGCCAGACGAAGGTCGGTGACCCGATCACGATCAAGGGCACGGAGCGCAAGCTCGAGGCCGGCAACGGCTGGACAGCCTGGAACCTGTCCTGGTCGGACTACATCAAGGGCAGCGCGCTGCCGGTTCCCGCCGCCCTGAAGGGCTCGCCCGCCACCGCCACCCCGACACCGACGGCCACCGATTAA
- a CDS encoding S8 family serine peptidase codes for MTNPQNRRRRVAAGLLATVLMTGLSTLAVGVPAATADPGADSHALKESTVDTLGAHDLELLAEARAKRAKTVMLIVATDKGESAKVAAGLKKLGATVAKRVDSVGYVRASVPTAAVIPAAKLPGVAAVDLNEVIPLPEPEPTAARAKVAAQAATAGPPGADTPADNPYMPTGETGSVAFKQAHPQWDGRGVTIGIMDAGVDLDNPALQTTSTGERKIVDWFTATDPLFDGDGTWRAMLTDVAGPSFSYQGQQWTAPRAGAFKVNRFNEAITAGSAPGGDVNRDGDTADLFGVLYDPASHDIWVDVNQDRDFTNDGGAMRPYAENFQVGHFGTDNPATAVREQMPFVVEYREDVDVTPAGLPGVADFVNIGIIEDQHGSHVAGITAANDMFGNDNLDGQAPGAKLVSARACSWGGGCTAAALTDGMVDLVVNRHVDVVNMSIGGLPALNDGNNARGQLYQRLISDYGVQLVFSAGNDGPGVNTVGDPGVADDVISVAASISKETWLANYGSVTRTPYQLFNFSSRGPREDGGLAPTIAAPGSAISTTPLWQPGVAVPEAGYGLPPGYQMINGTSMASPQAAGGVALLLSAAKATDKAVTPAALRRAIVSSASWIDGVPAYAQGDGQLDVPGAWDLLAQSPLETRSYDVHAPVCTPISDFLATPDKGDGIYNRCAPSEGGQRPNAKKSYTVKVTRTTGPKGDIKHAVRWVGDDGFYRNAPKNLILPLNKTVTFTVETRGGEGVHSAIMQVDDPKTPAVDFEFLNTVVIANVPTKKEFRFSTSGSVDRNGYTSYFVAVPEGAKALQVNLSGIATGSQTRFIAINPWGVPVDDTGSPSCYTNYSDPAACKPSERSYEDPIPGVWELEVESRRTSPSLENPFQLTARIQGVAVDPADLELPSVAAGAATPVTWTVQNRYGPIRVSGQGGPLGSARVSRPSIAEEAVQTYEVEVPAGASRLDVAIGNPSDLSADLDLTVRRDGAVVGQSADGDSEEAVSIANPPAGVYEVEVVGYAVPAGTTEYDYRDVFYSSSLGAVSAPATVVDLAYGGSTTISGTVTALAAPAPGRELSGELRIVTDEGAVVGRGNVVIGAVTG; via the coding sequence GTGACCAACCCCCAGAACCGGAGACGGCGCGTGGCTGCCGGTCTCCTCGCGACAGTCCTCATGACGGGCCTGTCGACGCTCGCCGTCGGCGTGCCGGCGGCCACCGCCGATCCCGGCGCCGACAGTCACGCTCTCAAGGAGAGCACCGTGGACACTCTCGGCGCCCACGACCTCGAGCTCCTGGCGGAAGCGCGCGCCAAGCGTGCGAAGACCGTGATGCTGATCGTCGCCACCGACAAGGGCGAGTCGGCGAAGGTGGCCGCCGGGCTGAAGAAGCTCGGCGCGACGGTCGCCAAGCGGGTCGACTCGGTCGGCTACGTCCGGGCCAGCGTGCCCACCGCCGCCGTGATCCCCGCCGCCAAGCTGCCCGGGGTCGCCGCCGTCGACCTCAACGAGGTCATTCCGCTGCCCGAGCCCGAGCCCACCGCCGCGCGCGCCAAGGTCGCGGCGCAGGCGGCGACGGCCGGACCGCCCGGTGCGGACACGCCCGCCGACAACCCCTACATGCCGACCGGCGAGACCGGATCGGTCGCCTTCAAGCAGGCGCACCCGCAGTGGGACGGCCGTGGCGTCACCATCGGCATCATGGACGCCGGCGTGGACCTCGACAACCCGGCGCTGCAGACCACCTCCACCGGCGAGCGGAAAATCGTCGACTGGTTCACCGCCACCGACCCCCTCTTCGACGGGGACGGCACGTGGCGGGCCATGCTGACCGATGTCGCGGGGCCCTCGTTCAGCTACCAGGGCCAGCAGTGGACGGCGCCGCGTGCCGGCGCCTTCAAGGTCAACCGGTTCAACGAGGCCATCACGGCGGGCAGCGCGCCGGGCGGCGACGTCAACCGCGACGGTGACACCGCCGACCTGTTCGGCGTGCTCTACGACCCGGCCAGCCACGACATCTGGGTCGACGTCAACCAGGACCGGGACTTCACCAACGACGGCGGCGCGATGCGGCCGTACGCGGAGAACTTCCAGGTTGGACACTTCGGCACCGACAACCCGGCCACCGCGGTGCGCGAGCAGATGCCATTCGTCGTCGAGTACCGCGAGGACGTCGACGTCACCCCGGCCGGGCTGCCGGGCGTGGCCGACTTCGTCAACATCGGCATCATCGAGGACCAGCACGGCTCGCACGTCGCGGGGATCACCGCCGCCAACGACATGTTCGGCAACGACAACCTGGACGGCCAGGCGCCGGGCGCGAAGCTCGTGTCGGCCCGCGCCTGTTCCTGGGGTGGCGGCTGCACCGCGGCCGCGCTGACCGACGGCATGGTGGACCTGGTCGTCAACCGGCACGTCGACGTCGTCAACATGTCGATCGGCGGCCTGCCGGCGCTCAACGACGGCAACAACGCCCGCGGTCAGCTCTACCAGCGGCTGATCAGTGACTACGGCGTGCAGCTCGTCTTCTCGGCCGGCAACGACGGTCCCGGTGTCAACACCGTCGGCGACCCTGGTGTCGCCGACGACGTCATCAGCGTGGCGGCGAGCATCAGCAAGGAGACCTGGCTGGCCAACTACGGTTCGGTCACGCGGACCCCGTACCAGCTGTTCAACTTCTCGTCCCGCGGACCGCGCGAGGACGGCGGTCTCGCGCCGACGATCGCGGCGCCCGGTTCGGCGATCTCCACCACGCCGCTCTGGCAGCCGGGTGTCGCGGTGCCGGAGGCCGGCTACGGGCTGCCGCCGGGCTACCAGATGATCAACGGTACGTCGATGGCGTCGCCCCAGGCGGCCGGCGGTGTCGCGCTGCTGCTGTCCGCGGCGAAGGCGACCGACAAGGCCGTGACCCCAGCGGCGCTGCGCCGGGCGATCGTGTCGTCGGCGTCGTGGATCGACGGTGTGCCCGCCTACGCGCAGGGCGACGGTCAGCTCGACGTGCCGGGCGCGTGGGACCTGCTGGCGCAGAGCCCGCTCGAGACCCGGTCCTACGACGTGCACGCACCCGTGTGCACGCCGATCTCGGACTTCCTGGCCACGCCCGACAAGGGCGACGGCATCTACAACCGGTGCGCGCCCAGCGAGGGCGGGCAACGGCCCAACGCCAAGAAGTCCTACACCGTGAAGGTCACCCGCACGACCGGCCCGAAGGGCGACATCAAGCACGCCGTCCGCTGGGTCGGCGACGACGGGTTCTACCGCAACGCGCCGAAGAACCTGATCCTGCCGCTGAACAAGACGGTGACGTTCACCGTCGAGACCCGCGGCGGCGAGGGCGTGCACAGCGCGATCATGCAGGTCGACGACCCGAAGACACCGGCCGTCGACTTCGAGTTCCTCAACACCGTGGTGATCGCCAACGTGCCGACGAAGAAGGAGTTCCGCTTCTCCACGAGCGGATCGGTGGACCGCAACGGATACACCTCCTACTTCGTCGCGGTGCCCGAGGGCGCGAAGGCCCTGCAGGTCAACCTCTCCGGCATCGCGACCGGGTCGCAGACGCGGTTCATCGCGATCAACCCCTGGGGTGTGCCGGTGGACGACACCGGCAGTCCTTCCTGCTACACCAACTACTCCGATCCGGCCGCCTGCAAGCCATCGGAGCGGTCCTATGAGGACCCGATCCCGGGCGTCTGGGAGCTCGAGGTCGAATCGCGCCGGACCTCGCCGTCGCTGGAGAACCCGTTCCAGCTCACGGCCCGTATCCAGGGGGTGGCGGTGGATCCCGCCGACCTCGAACTGCCGTCAGTGGCTGCCGGCGCGGCCACCCCGGTGACGTGGACCGTGCAGAACCGGTACGGCCCGATCCGGGTGTCGGGGCAGGGTGGCCCGCTGGGCAGCGCCCGGGTGAGCCGGCCGAGCATCGCCGAGGAGGCGGTGCAGACCTACGAGGTCGAGGTGCCGGCGGGCGCGTCACGCCTCGATGTCGCCATCGGCAACCCGAGCGACCTGAGCGCGGACCTCGACCTGACGGTCCGGCGCGACGGTGCCGTGGTGGGTCAGTCCGCCGACGGTGACTCGGAGGAGGCGGTTTCGATCGCCAATCCACCCGCCGGTGTCTATGAGGTCGAGGTCGTCGGCTACGCGGTTCCCGCGGGGACCACGGAGTACGACTACCGCGACGTGTTCTACTCCAGCTCGCTCGGAGCGGTGTCAGCGCCGGCGACGGTGGTCGACCTCGCCTACGGCGGCTCGACGACGATCAGCGGCACGGTCACCGCGCTGGCCGCGCCGGCCCCGGGCCGGGAGCTTTCAGGGGAGTTGCGAATCGTCACCGACGAGGGCGCGGTCGTCGGCCGCGGCAACGTGGTGATCGGTGCCGTGACGGGCTGA
- a CDS encoding permease, producing MGSVEILTAILVLLVIFREPVSNAISSPRLQTWTTVFVSVMVQAVPFLVFGVVLSAVIAVFVPQSFWARALPKHPALAVPVASAAGVVLPGCECGSVPIAGSLIRRGVTPAAALAFLLAAPAVNPIVLTATAVAFPDNPEMVVGRGVASLIVAMIMGWLWLRLGKAEWIRLPHRHDDGTGKFVAFWSAVRHDVIHAGGFLVLGAMAAATINVVVPERWLLTLADNPVLSVLALALLAVLLSICSEADAFVAASLSQFSLTSRLVFLVVGPMVDLKLISMQAGVFGRRFATRFSPATFAVAVLGAVAVGAVVL from the coding sequence ATCGGTTCGGTCGAGATCCTGACGGCCATCCTGGTCCTGCTGGTCATCTTCCGCGAGCCGGTGTCGAACGCGATCTCCAGCCCGCGCCTGCAGACCTGGACCACGGTTTTCGTCTCGGTCATGGTCCAGGCCGTGCCGTTCCTGGTCTTCGGCGTCGTCCTCTCGGCGGTGATCGCCGTCTTCGTGCCGCAGTCGTTCTGGGCACGGGCCCTGCCCAAGCATCCCGCACTGGCGGTCCCCGTGGCCTCCGCCGCCGGCGTGGTCCTGCCGGGCTGCGAGTGCGGGTCCGTGCCGATCGCCGGGTCGCTGATCCGCCGTGGCGTGACACCCGCGGCGGCGCTCGCGTTCCTGCTCGCCGCTCCGGCGGTCAACCCGATCGTGCTGACCGCCACCGCGGTCGCGTTCCCCGACAACCCGGAGATGGTCGTCGGTCGGGGCGTCGCGAGCCTGATCGTCGCCATGATCATGGGTTGGCTGTGGCTGCGCCTCGGCAAGGCCGAATGGATCCGGCTCCCCCACCGCCACGACGACGGCACCGGCAAGTTCGTCGCGTTCTGGTCGGCGGTCCGCCACGACGTCATCCACGCCGGCGGGTTCCTGGTGCTGGGCGCGATGGCCGCGGCCACCATCAACGTCGTCGTGCCCGAGCGGTGGCTGCTGACGCTCGCCGACAACCCCGTGCTGTCGGTGCTGGCGTTGGCTCTGCTGGCCGTACTCCTGTCGATCTGTTCCGAGGCCGACGCGTTCGTCGCGGCGTCGCTGTCGCAGTTCTCGCTGACCTCGCGGCTGGTGTTCCTCGTCGTCGGCCCGATGGTCGACCTCAAACTCATCTCGATGCAGGCGGGCGTCTTCGGCCGGCGGTTCGCGACCCGGTTCTCGCCGGCCACGTTCGCCGTCGCGGTCCTGGGCGCCGTCGCGGTAGGAGCGGTGGTCCTGTGA